A window of Ruania suaedae contains these coding sequences:
- a CDS encoding adenosine deaminase yields MRNHDEDETGTHARTPEQEAEAEVYLDQPESTDDVPWSPPDRQPVHPEYAESGNLDETIEERIAQEEPEADSAYGAPQTPAQERAEEPASVGGDDPDAIPAEQDVLGGPAEMGATHPKDYGAEPAEEAALQIRDGEE; encoded by the coding sequence ATGAGGAATCACGACGAGGACGAGACCGGTACCCACGCCCGCACCCCGGAGCAGGAAGCCGAGGCCGAGGTCTACCTGGATCAGCCGGAGTCCACCGATGACGTGCCGTGGAGCCCGCCGGACCGTCAGCCGGTGCATCCGGAGTACGCCGAGAGCGGCAACCTGGACGAGACGATCGAGGAACGAATCGCGCAGGAGGAGCCCGAGGCCGACAGCGCCTACGGTGCCCCGCAGACGCCCGCCCAGGAGCGAGCGGAGGAGCCGGCCTCGGTCGGAGGCGACGACCCGGACGCGATCCCGGCCGAGCAGGACGTGCTCGGTGGACCGGCGGAGATGGGCGCCACGCACCCGAAGGACTACGGCGCCGAACCGGCCGAGGAAGCCGCCTTGCAGATACGCGACGGCGAGGAGTGA
- a CDS encoding glucose-6-phosphate dehydrogenase: protein MTCTLVILGASGDLTKRLLLPGIGSLLEREPERELRIVGSDRAEMSDDQFGDLLVSSLTAGGAPEAVARRIADDAAYVCADATSAEEVRQVLEGAARCSLGFRTGGARRTQPQPGDGVGHLVLYFALPPAVTEKVCRTLQEVDVPEGLQLAMEKPFGRDEESARALNELVATLVPEQQVHRVDHFLGKSTVLDLIALRFSNRLFQAVWSAEHIESIEIAYDESLALESRAGYYDHAGALRDMIQSHLLQVMALVTMEPPARITDRDLRDATAAVLRATRLWQQSPVAASKRARYTAGQVGDRAVPAYVDEDGVDPGRETETLAQVTVEVANPRWAGVPITLRSGKALGETHKHVVITFADVRHLPEGLSGADTKDRLVIGLSPDVMELRITTNGTSDPFALEQSVFSTTLREAELEAYGEVLAGILDANPMLTVRGDAAEECWRICDEVLAAWAGDEVPMEEYPAGSPVPRSWGAALN, encoded by the coding sequence ATGACCTGCACCCTGGTGATCCTCGGCGCCTCCGGCGACCTGACGAAGCGGCTGCTGCTGCCGGGCATCGGCTCGTTGCTGGAGCGCGAGCCGGAGCGGGAGCTGCGCATCGTGGGCTCGGACCGGGCCGAGATGAGCGACGATCAGTTCGGCGACCTGCTGGTCAGCAGTCTCACCGCCGGAGGGGCACCGGAGGCGGTGGCACGCAGGATCGCCGACGACGCAGCGTACGTCTGCGCCGACGCCACCTCCGCCGAGGAGGTCCGCCAGGTGCTCGAGGGCGCCGCACGCTGCTCCCTCGGCTTCCGTACCGGGGGTGCCCGGCGCACGCAGCCGCAGCCCGGTGACGGCGTCGGTCACCTCGTCCTCTACTTCGCCCTCCCGCCGGCGGTGACCGAGAAGGTGTGCCGCACGCTGCAGGAGGTGGACGTGCCCGAGGGTCTGCAGCTGGCCATGGAGAAGCCCTTCGGCCGGGACGAGGAGAGCGCGAGAGCGCTGAACGAGCTCGTAGCCACCCTGGTCCCGGAGCAGCAGGTGCACCGGGTGGACCACTTCCTGGGCAAGTCGACCGTGCTGGACCTCATCGCGCTGCGGTTCTCCAACCGGCTGTTCCAGGCGGTGTGGAGCGCGGAGCACATCGAGTCGATCGAGATCGCCTACGACGAGTCCCTCGCGCTGGAGAGCCGCGCCGGCTACTACGACCACGCCGGTGCGCTGCGGGACATGATCCAGTCACACCTGCTGCAGGTGATGGCGCTGGTGACGATGGAGCCGCCGGCCCGGATCACCGACCGCGACCTGCGCGACGCCACCGCGGCGGTGCTGCGCGCCACCCGGCTATGGCAGCAGAGCCCGGTGGCCGCCAGCAAGCGCGCCCGCTACACCGCGGGACAGGTGGGCGATCGAGCGGTGCCGGCCTACGTGGACGAGGACGGCGTCGACCCGGGGCGTGAGACCGAGACGCTCGCCCAGGTCACGGTGGAGGTGGCCAACCCGCGGTGGGCCGGCGTGCCGATCACGTTGCGTTCGGGCAAGGCGCTCGGTGAGACCCACAAGCACGTGGTCATCACCTTCGCGGACGTGCGCCACCTGCCGGAGGGCCTCAGCGGCGCCGATACCAAGGACCGGCTCGTGATCGGCCTCAGCCCCGATGTGATGGAGCTGCGCATCACCACCAACGGAACCTCGGACCCGTTCGCGCTGGAGCAGAGCGTGTTCTCCACCACGCTGCGCGAGGCCGAGCTCGAGGCCTACGGCGAGGTGCTCGCCGGGATCCTCGACGCGAACCCGATGCTCACCGTCCGGGGCGATGCCGCCGAGGAGTGCTGGCGCATCTGCGATGAGGTGCTGGCGGCCTGGGCCGGGGACGAGGTGCCGATGGAGGAGTACCCCGCCGGTTCGCCCGTGCCGCGCTCCTGGGGCGCCGCGCTGAACTGA